In the genome of Cervus elaphus chromosome 5, mCerEla1.1, whole genome shotgun sequence, the window GAGAGGCCATTATTCAGCATAAAACATtccttattttgattaattttcatGGGTTTTTGACTACTTGGGTATCTTCTTCTATGATGTCTGCTTAAGTCTTTTGCTCATTGTTTTAAATTGGGCTATctttttcttggggcttcccaggtagctcaggggtaaagaatccacctgccaatgtaggagactcaggagatgtgggttcgatccctgagttgggaagatccctggaggaggcaatggcaacctattccagtattcttgcctggaaaaatcccatggacagaggagcctggcgagctacagtccatgaggtcacaaagagtcagacatgactgagtattaagaccacatctttttcttcctgatttttaaGCAGTTATTTATGTATATTCTACATACAAGTATTTAGTCaggtatatttattgaaaatatctcTTTCCACTTAGTAGCTTATGTCTTCATATTCTCTCTGTcctgttggtttttatttttttattttttggccacaccatatggcatgtgggatcttggtttcccaacaagggattgaaccaaatccctgcagtggaagcatggaagcttaaccactggacttccaacAAAGTcccttcatattttctttttatgaagaGAAGTTCTTAGTTATAATATAGTCCAATTTATCAGTGTTTTCCTTTAAAGTTAGTGCTTTTTATATCCTAATTTAGAATCTGATTTCAAGATTATGGTGATATTTTCCTAGGTTATCTCCTGGAAGCTTTATGTTCTTTCCACATATAGATCAGCAATCATTTacaattaattttaatgtatgaTGGGAGTTTGAgatcatgttttcttttattccttatgGATATTCTGTTGACTCAGAACCATTCATTATAATGAAAATGTCTCACTGATCTGCATAGTCATGATTTCTCTTAAATCAATGTATTATTCTGTTTCAGGACTTTCTGTTCTATTCAATTGGTTCATTCCTCTTTCCTAATCAACCCCATACTATTTCataggacttccttggcagtctagtagttaagactcagaacttccactgcagggtacaCGGGTTCGATACCatatcagggaactaagatctgcatGGCATGCAGGTGCAGccaataacaaacaaaaaatcacacAGTATTTCATCGACTGTGGCTCTATAGTAAATCTTGATATCCAGGCAAGCTAGTCCTCTCACCTTGTTCTTGGATTTCTATAAATTTTAGATTCAGCTTGTCAGGTTCCACACAGGCTAGGTTTTTATTTGCACTGTATCTATAATGAATACTGGGAGAACTGGCATCTTTATAATATAGAGTCTTTTAATCCATGAACAGAATTTAATATTCCTCTTTTTATTAAAGTCGTCTTTGTCTCCatattcttttataaattttgatATAGAAGACCTCTGTATCTTCATTAGATTTACCCAtaggatttttatatttttatataagtttatattttataaatttataaatttttataaaaattgtattagtcgcttaaatttttcattttccagttaTTTGTACCTGGTATGTGAAAATACAATtgtatttatatttgcatttatataaCCACCTTACATCCAGCAATGTCTAAGTTCTTTTGAATATTCTGTGTAtacatcatgtcatctgcaaataaaaaGAACTTTATTCTTCCTCTGCTGACTAGCTCATCAGTACAGTGTTGAACTTTAGCTATAAAGGATATTGTGTTCTTATTCCTCAGCTCAGAGAGGAAGATTTGAATGTTTTGCAATTAAGATGATGATTTAAGGTTTTGAAGATACCTTCATACAGTTAACAGAAATTCTCTCCTATTCCTGGTTTGCCACAGTTTTTATAATGAATAGAGTTTAAATTTTATCAGGTGCAACTTTTTTCCCTACTGAAATGATTACAtgatttttggtttttattctaAAATGTGATACATTAATTACATTGATCAAATTTCAAATGCTAAACAAATCTTGTTTTTCTGAAACAAACAACTGGGTTAAAATGCATTGTCCTTGTAGCTTCTGGTAAAAAGTTTTGCTGACCCCACAAACCAAGTTTGGAAgagttatttctatttctgttctctggaaaaattaaatattctcTTCATTAAGTGGCAGAAATCACCAACACGCTCTTTGGAACCGGAGTTTTCTTTgtagaaacattttaattttcagattcaatttctttaataattaaagaaTTGTTTAAATTTTGCTACATATTCTTGTTTCCTTGGCTTGCTGCTTATTCCCAGGCCTGACTGTGATCCATCCAATATgcattttcatccattttgatGTATTTGTTCTTAGTCTGTTTTTATAGTTGCCAAGATTCTATCAGCACCAGCCTTGAAACCATCCCCTATTTTAGTGCTGCCTGAAGCCCAGTAGTTACTTTCACTGCCAACAACCTGCTTGTTAGCAACTAAAATATCTATCAGAACTCCAGGACATTTATAACAACCAATGGCTCAGAGGAAAGGGTCATTTGAGCGGCACCTTCAGGGTTGCAGGAACAACCTTTAGTAGAAAATTTTTAGGAGTCTGCTCATTAGTGGGCTTAAGTTCTCTTAATATCCcagtgctatggtctgaatgtttatgTGTGCCTCCCCCTACCCCTCAATCCTGCATTCATATGTTTGAATCCTAACCCCCAAAGGTGATGCTATTAGctggtggggcctttgggaaatGATCAGGTCATGACGATGGAGCTCTCATGAATAGGATTAGTGTTCTTATAAAAGAGATCCCACGGAGCTCCCTAACCTCTTCCAATGAAAAGCCTCCAATGGAGAAAGCCCGTACTTGACCATGCTGTCCTGCCTGATCTCAAATTTCCAGACCTCCAAACCATGAGAGATATATTTCTATGGTTtattctgtggtattttgttatagatGCCCAAACAGACCAAGGCATCAAGCTGCAAAGATGAAGGAGAAAATTTGCTGAGTTTCATATATGTGGTTGAAAGTGAGTAGTCAAAAAACAGAAGCATCCTAATAAATGGTGTTGCTATATGGTTATATTCTCATGTGATAAGTCTAATTAATCTTCTCTTTatttagtatcagttcagttcagttcagtcactgagtcgtgtctgactctttgtgaccccatggactgcagcacgccaggcctccctatctcccggagttcactcaaattcacatccattgaatgggtgatgccatccaaccaccttgtcctctgtcgtccccttctcctcctgccttcaatctttcccagcatcagagtcttttcaagtgagtcagttcttcacatcaggtggccaaagtattcaagtctcagcttcagcattagtccttctaatgaatattcaggactgatttcctttaggatgaacttgttgaatctccttgcagtccaagggactctcaagagtcttctccagcaccacagttcaaaagcatcaattctttagtacgGATAGTTGTAATTGTTACTTGGTTACCTGTATATTAAGCAATTCGACAGATAAGATGTCAACACCAGAGCTTCAAGATGAGGGGCTGTGTTATTCCTTGCTATGTAACTAATTACTCCAAGacttagtagcttaaaataacctttattgtctcacagtttctGAAGTTCAGGAGTTCAGACTTGGCTTAACTGAATCCTCTGCTTCAGGGATTCTCACTGATTGTAATGAAGGTGCCAACAGGTGCTGCAGTCTACCTCGAAGACCAACTAGAGAGGGATCTATTTTCAAGCACCTTCAAATGGCTGCTGGCAGGATTCAGTTTTTAGTTGACAGACTGAAAGCCTAGGTTCCTCCCATGCTTAGCTCCTTGCCATGTGGTCCTTTTCATAGCACAGATCAAAACACAGCTGCTTGTTTCACCagagcaagcaaaaaaaaaaaaaaaaaaaaaggcaagagagtgcCAGTAGAGGGAAGTCACAGGCTTTTAAGACCTAATATTGGAAGAGACAGCCCATGATTTCTGCCATATTCTATTCATTAGTAGCCATTCACTAGATCTACTCCACACTTAACAAAGAGATTACAGAAGGGCAGGGATACCAGGAAACTAGGATCATTGAGAACCACTTCAGAAGATGCCTACCACAGGAACTACCAGCCAACTTAGACATGGTAAGATCCACATCTAATTCACTGGATCCTTAATAACCCTTTCTACTAGCAGACAATCCAAAAATCTTTGATGTTGATTAGTGATTGAGATGATTTTTCTCTTAGTAAGCATTATTCTAATGTCAACCACCTTTATGGCAGGTTTTTAAATTGTCTCTCTACTGTTGGATTTGATCTTGCTcccaggagaggaaggaaaatgtggaaaaccAGGTAAGTTTTAATATGTTCTGGGATAAAAGTAAGTGAACTCTGAGATCtttagcaattttaaaatttaagttctcTGACCTTTAGTTTTCTCATATGTAGTAGAATGGAGTTAATTCTGTGTGTTTAGTACTGCTTCTACAGAGTAACTGAGACAACATAAGTAAAATCTCCAGCACCTGTCCTAGGGACACAGCTATTAAAGAAATGCTGACACAGCTATTTAAGAAATGCTATTAAAGAAATGTGTAGGAAAAAATGGATGACATCAAGTGCtgctttaaatttctttataaaaagaaaattagcaaATAATGATGCTGCCAGACAGTTTTATTTAAGACTTTACATATCTGAATAATCCGTTAAAAAGCAAATGTTCATTTTTTAGAGTtgcacaaaaggaaaataatagggAAAGTGATGGCTGGCTTATGATGTGGGGCCAATTtccataagtaaaataaaaaatctaagtTTTAGAACCTGGGGCTCTAAAAATAGCACTTATAATtaatactgttcttcatagtttAAGGAAGTCactacattttatttcttgatgTTATAGATTTAACAACATATTGGTAGCAACATGTAACTTCTCACATGGATTAGACATCAAGAGACCAGTTTATGTATATAAACTTAAacactgaaaatgaatatattcagCTATTATGCAACTTACAGCAAATACAAACTTGTTAACAACTTTCCAGAAGGCACAAAAGACAGTGTTAATAAAGAGTGGTCTTTTGCatcattttcaaaaattcttcCTTGTTTATTTCTCCATCCCCATCATGATCAGCCTCATCAAGCATTTCCtgtaaaatgaaatgtaaatagGAAATGAACATTCAAATACACACTCAaaaccaaattttaaatttattaatataaccAAAGTAAGAATATAACTAAAAATTATATAGATTAAATTGTATGTTATAATTATAATTAGACAAATAAGTGAAATTTACCTGAAGTTCATCATCTGTTAAATTTTCCCCTAGCTCCTTAGCAACCCTCTTGATATTGTTCAGTGATATACTTCCTGTATCATCATCATCAAATAATTTGAAAGCCttcagtatttcttctttttcatccttttcactctttaaaaacagaaataactaaATGTCATtagtctttcatttatttatttgatcagTCTAGATGTATAGGTGAGGTCTAGACTAGAAAGATAGCAGATAGACTGAGCTTTATTTACTGCTCTTCTGACTTTTGGCAATTATTCCAGTGCCTTCACATCTGCCCTCAAGGTACTAAAACTCAGGGTTTATTTAAGTGGAAGAGCCACAGAGTGACAAAGAGAATCTATCTCTTATTGACCTCAGGTAAGTGAGATCCCTCATCAAAAATGTAAGCTCCAAGACAATAGGGATGTCGTCTCATTCAGTGCTCTCTAGGATTATGCCTGAGAAAAAGAGGCAATAAATTGCTGATTTCAAGGCTGGCCCTTCAAAATGCTGGCCCCATTCTCTCTATCCAGTCATATATCCTTATTATTTCCTAACAAAAATCCTCTTCTCACACTGGACAGTCTTCACTACTACCCTGAAAACATCTTTAATCTTGTTATTCCTATCTGTCTAAATCCTACCCATCTTTAAAGATGTGTATATTTTCCTCTGATTGCTCCAGCCAAAAAACGTAGAAGGTTATTACTTGTATTTCACTGAAAAGCAAAATCACTACCATACCATTTTTACACTCATCATGgcaaaaaattcttcaaaattaatGGTGCCAATTCCTTCTTTGTCAGTTTCAGCtatcatctttttaatttcttctttctttggctcAAATCCTAAGGCCCGCATTGCAATCTGAAATAGAAAGTAAATAAGTTATAATAGGCCACAGTCTCATTCCTAGCTCTTAAATTAACCTATTAATTACTAGAGTCTCTCTTTTTTACTCTGGACTAGCTTAAACCTAGAAAGTCAGGTCAGCGCGCTTGGGTTCCAATCTCATGATGGGCTTTGGCCTATGTGTGTGCAtgactgctaagtcgcttcagttatgtctgattctgtgcgaccctatgaactgcagcctgccaggctccatgggattctccaggcaagaatactggagtgggttgccatgccctcctccctgggatcttcccaacccacggattgaacctgcatctcttatgtctcctgaattggcaagcaggttctttatcactaaggcTTTGACCTACTCATTCATAAAACAAGAGTAAAATGCTTAACAAGATACTATTTTGGTTAGTGCAGGCCAGGTCTATACACTAAAAGGGTAGGTGTctgcacttaaaatattttatatcaagcTTTCAGAAAGCTACTGTTAACGAAAGACTTAAAGATTGCAACAAATCAATGATAAGGTTTTTCAAATGTTTCAGAATTAGAAGTAATTTCAGAACCTTCAGTTCTTTCACATCTATGGTTCCAGACCCATCAACATCGAATAAATCAAAGGCCTCTTTAATTTCTTGCTTTTGAGTTTCATTCAATTCAGTTTTTGCTGCACTTTTTTTCCATTGGTCTGAACTTGGTCTGGATGCCTGTGGGTGAAAGATAAACTGTGTAACTGGGAGAAGTACCAGAACCAGAATTAACGGACTAActaaatataataaacatattcAAGCATCCTATTCCATATAATGAACCTCAAGAATTTCCCCCTTTCCCTTTGCTAACATTTATGCTTTTCGTTATTTATATCTTGGTGGAAAGCCTGGTTCTTTTTTACATCTTGGGCTTTTCTTTCAACTTTAGTGCCCTTTGAGAagcagaaaaggcaaagaagacaTGCCAGAACAGTAGCTGTTATATGGGAAAAAATTGGCCTTACTTGGTATATCCGAACAGCAGTGTTTAAGGCATATTTACTTTCATCTGTGCCTGTATGTCTCATAATAAAATGTGTGCGATATGGTTGATTGAAACATCGTATCTTTTCCCACCTTCTCACATACTTATCTATATTACAGactgggaaatgaaaaaaaaaacacacatttttcaggttaaaaaaacTACTCCAGGGATCTGGAGAATAAAGGTTGGACCAATTATCAATATCCAGAGAAGATGGAGGTCATCTTCCTGCTATCTGCCATTTTCTGCTGTAGCCTCATTTCAGTATCTTGTCTTCAGCTCTGGGATAAGAGGCAGTAGTATCAGAGATTCCATGTTACTGTGTATCTAGACAGCAGCTTCACATATCTTAAGAGCTGGTCGTAGGAGCAGAGGATTCTTGATCACTGGACGGCAGCTACACTGGTGTGGTCTTCAGTAGTTCCAATGGCAGAGGTCAGAGCTTCCCCGGCCAGTTTTTTCAGAGTTCCGTATGTCTTTCCTAGAGGCCCATATCCTTCAACAGTTTTAAAGCCTCTTATTCTCTGTATTCAACTCGTTTCTGGCTAGCGAGTGGTTCCTGTCTCCAACGCCATTGGTAAAACGGTCGCTGGGCTTGAAGAGGGGAAAAATGAACTGGAGAACCGCTCTTCCGTCCCTAGGGCCACGGACAGTGCGCTCTACTCGGCGACGAATGGACGGTTACTAATGACGTTCGAGGATAATGAAAGGAGGCGAATAATACAtttcaaaaaccaaacaaaacttcCTTATTTCAGGGAGAaacttcagcctcagcctcagtaAGAAGGTGCAGTTTCGCACTCACCATGTCTCCAACCGGCGCCCCCGGCCGGGACCTCCCAGCTTTACCCGCCAGCCGAGCTGCCCAACAGTAGCTCACCGCCCGTAAGCCGTTGCTAAGGCCGCTCTCACAGATCTCGCCTACAGCCCCGCCTATCCAGGCTTTT includes:
- the LOC122694073 gene encoding centrin-4 isoform X1 — its product is MRHTGTDESKYALNTAVRIYQASRPSSDQWKKSAAKTELNETQKQEIKEAFDLFDVDGSGTIDVKELKIAMRALGFEPKKEEIKKMIAETDKEGIGTINFEEFFAMMSVKMSEKDEKEEILKAFKLFDDDDTGSISLNNIKRVAKELGENLTDDELQEMLDEADHDGDGEINKEEFLKMMQKTTLY
- the LOC122694073 gene encoding centrin-4 isoform X2 codes for the protein MASRPSSDQWKKSAAKTELNETQKQEIKEAFDLFDVDGSGTIDVKELKIAMRALGFEPKKEEIKKMIAETDKEGIGTINFEEFFAMMSVKMSEKDEKEEILKAFKLFDDDDTGSISLNNIKRVAKELGENLTDDELQEMLDEADHDGDGEINKEEFLKMMQKTTLY